A portion of the Candidatus Abyssobacteria bacterium SURF_5 genome contains these proteins:
- a CDS encoding 4-hydroxybutyryl-CoA dehydratase translates to MALRTAEQYRQSLRDGRRVFILGEKVEDVTKHRLLKIATETVAQDFVLTESEDPEVRNLFVAKDEETGEDISRFFTTPKGFDDLEKRSQMIAQSIRLTGGLPFGKDVGTDCLNAVMTVADQMGKEEYKENAKNYLRHLKKNDLAMCGAITDAKGDRSKPPTKQKHPDYYTHVVEKKKDGIVVSGCKLHITSAPVANEIIVTPTRQMREDEADYALAFAIPANAEGVTMICRPGRAERSPLEFPSDVPVRGLSEAMIVFDKVFVPWERVFMCGEWQFSMLLAYTFATFHRFTAISYKIPIVELMAGVGIAMAEANGIERVGHIRGKLSELAAYVETLKALTKAAAKDPVMHGDIAVPNPLICNMAKLHFASNYHHVIKLIQDISGGIITTAPTYKDWTNPEIHEYLEHYLGGSEKFTTEQRLRLIELAHRMVASAEHGHMEVTTVHAEGSMEAQKMMILYESPLAEYSAMAKRAAGIEG, encoded by the coding sequence ATGGCGTTAAGAACTGCGGAGCAATATCGACAGAGTCTAAGGGACGGGCGGCGGGTGTTCATCCTCGGCGAGAAGGTCGAGGACGTAACCAAGCACCGGCTTCTCAAGATAGCGACCGAGACGGTCGCACAGGATTTTGTCCTGACCGAGAGCGAGGACCCGGAGGTCAGGAACCTGTTTGTCGCAAAGGATGAGGAGACCGGCGAGGATATCAGCCGCTTCTTCACGACCCCCAAGGGATTTGACGATCTCGAGAAGCGCAGCCAGATGATCGCGCAGTCGATCCGGCTGACGGGGGGATTGCCGTTCGGAAAAGACGTCGGCACCGACTGCCTCAATGCGGTCATGACGGTCGCCGACCAGATGGGCAAAGAGGAGTACAAGGAGAACGCGAAGAATTATCTTCGCCATCTGAAGAAGAACGATCTCGCGATGTGCGGAGCGATCACCGATGCGAAGGGAGACCGCAGCAAACCGCCGACAAAGCAGAAACATCCCGACTATTACACGCATGTGGTCGAAAAGAAGAAGGACGGCATCGTCGTTTCCGGCTGCAAGTTGCACATTACAAGCGCGCCGGTCGCAAACGAAATCATTGTCACGCCTACCCGCCAGATGCGCGAGGACGAGGCAGATTATGCTCTTGCTTTCGCCATTCCCGCAAACGCTGAAGGCGTCACCATGATTTGCCGGCCCGGTCGCGCCGAGCGCAGCCCGCTGGAGTTTCCGTCCGACGTTCCCGTGCGCGGCCTCTCCGAGGCGATGATCGTGTTCGACAAGGTTTTTGTGCCGTGGGAGCGCGTCTTCATGTGCGGCGAATGGCAGTTCTCGATGCTGCTCGCGTACACGTTCGCCACGTTCCACCGGTTCACCGCGATCAGCTACAAGATTCCGATTGTGGAACTGATGGCCGGCGTCGGCATCGCCATGGCCGAGGCAAACGGAATAGAGCGCGTGGGCCATATCCGCGGGAAGCTCTCCGAGCTGGCCGCCTACGTCGAGACTTTGAAGGCGCTCACCAAGGCGGCCGCAAAAGACCCGGTCATGCATGGCGACATCGCGGTGCCGAACCCGCTGATTTGCAACATGGCGAAACTGCATTTCGCATCGAATTATCATCACGTCATCAAGCTGATCCAGGATATCAGCGGCGGCATCATCACGACCGCGCCGACCTATAAGGATTGGACGAATCCTGAGATTCACGAGTACCTGGAGCACTATCTGGGCGGCTCAGAAAAATTCACGACCGAGCAGCGGCTGCGGTTGATCGAGCTTGCGCATCGAATGGTCGCGTCCGCCGAGCACGGGCACATGGAAGTCACCACGGTCCATGCCGAAGGCTCAATGGAAGCCCAGAAAATGATGATTCTGTACGAGTCGCCGCTGGCGGAGTACTCGGCAATGGCAAAGCGCGCGGCGGGCATCGAGGGGTAG
- a CDS encoding HlyC/CorC family transporter — MIFGFELTVISIMLVFNAIFAAYEMALASVSRSRLTALLQEKRKGARAAVFMKDRLEASLAVVQVGITLAGVIAAAAGGAGVEEVLAPYLERTLDVSERLAEILALACLAIPLSSFTIVFAELVPKVFALQNKELVCLKLSPFMKVFWLIFYPVIFVFEFVVKKVASLGSPALKSQREMREHGLHEIRAAVTLARSLSLIGAREEKIVLSAAQLSMRPVSNAAIPASEISMLALTSTLNEAFIKAHLDMHTRFPVSEAEDDPQTIVGYVNFKDIANAIRMNPSDPTVRGIARPIARFNENVPLSQALEHLIREKNHIALVVSNENKVTGLVTLEDIMEELVGEIEDEYDRMPSYIHPYSSGLIAGGGASMDAIMDKLGKQPQPVPQVKRSPNLHEWCVQKLERLPKGGDVIEGEGLRVSVRKMRRRKVSEATVNQID; from the coding sequence ATGATATTCGGCTTTGAATTGACCGTCATCAGCATAATGCTGGTGTTTAACGCCATATTCGCGGCTTACGAGATGGCGCTTGCATCCGTGTCGCGGTCGCGCTTGACGGCTCTCCTTCAGGAGAAAAGGAAAGGCGCCCGTGCGGCCGTCTTCATGAAAGACCGCCTGGAGGCAAGCCTGGCCGTTGTTCAGGTCGGGATCACTCTGGCCGGAGTCATCGCGGCTGCAGCGGGAGGGGCAGGCGTTGAGGAAGTGCTGGCTCCTTATCTGGAGCGTACTCTCGATGTCTCCGAACGCTTGGCCGAGATACTGGCGCTTGCATGCCTCGCAATCCCATTAAGCAGCTTCACGATTGTCTTTGCCGAACTTGTTCCGAAAGTTTTTGCTCTCCAGAATAAAGAACTCGTGTGCCTGAAGCTTTCCCCATTCATGAAAGTCTTCTGGCTCATTTTTTATCCCGTCATTTTCGTCTTTGAGTTCGTCGTAAAGAAAGTCGCCAGCTTGGGTTCTCCGGCGTTGAAAAGCCAGCGAGAGATGAGGGAACACGGTCTTCATGAAATCAGGGCGGCCGTCACCCTGGCGCGCAGTCTGAGCCTTATCGGCGCACGCGAGGAAAAAATCGTCCTGTCGGCGGCCCAGCTCTCGATGCGTCCGGTCTCGAATGCGGCAATCCCGGCTTCGGAGATATCCATGCTCGCTTTAACCTCCACGTTGAACGAGGCATTTATTAAAGCGCATCTCGACATGCACACGCGTTTTCCCGTGTCTGAAGCGGAAGACGACCCTCAGACCATAGTCGGTTATGTAAATTTCAAGGATATCGCCAATGCAATAAGGATGAACCCTTCGGATCCCACCGTCCGCGGAATCGCGCGGCCTATTGCAAGATTCAATGAGAATGTGCCTCTCTCACAGGCGCTCGAACATCTGATTCGCGAAAAAAATCATATCGCTCTTGTTGTGTCAAACGAGAATAAAGTCACCGGTCTCGTCACTCTCGAGGACATCATGGAGGAACTGGTGGGTGAAATTGAGGATGAATATGACCGGATGCCCTCCTACATTCATCCCTACAGTTCCGGTCTCATCGCGGGAGGCGGCGCTTCGATGGACGCGATTATGGACAAGCTTGGCAAACAGCCGCAACCGGTCCCTCAAGTAAAGCGCAGCCCGAATCTGCACGAATGGTGCGTGCAGAAACTCGAGCGCCTGCCGAAAGGCGGAGACGTCATTGAAGGCGAGGGTCTCAGGGTTTCAGTTCGAAAGATGCGCCGCAGAAAGGTATCTGAAGCGACTGTGAACCAGATCGATTGA